In a genomic window of Gossypium arboreum isolate Shixiya-1 chromosome 7, ASM2569848v2, whole genome shotgun sequence:
- the LOC108478780 gene encoding receptor-like protein kinase FERONIA translates to MFRTWLDDSPYIFGAASGNVPSQFNVTIKYTKKTPGYTAPAVVYTTSRTMGPEPKINMNYNLTWNFYIDGGFIYLLRLHFCETQLEVTRAGQRVFDIFINNQTAERRADVIYWSGGNGIAVYRDYVLLTPSEGSSKQTLWLALHPSEEVGSNFVDVILNGLEIFRLNKSEGSLAVPNPEPSSSLASLKPENKQPKKGKKLSMKIVIGVSLGCTITVSLSLLLSSIFWQKKRRSYYKRKSMERRNASPLPDQLCKCFTLAEIRAATNNFDDAFVIGSGGFGNVYKGFIKGIKYKVAIKRLKSKSQQGAREFWTEIQLLSQLRYVNLVSLIGYCNDNNEKILVYEYMSNGTLRDHLYNTEKAPLTWKQRLEICIVAARGLDYLHSGAVHRVIHRDVKSTNILLDEEYVAKVSDFGLSKMSPISMTNDPIRTVVKGTFGYMDPEYYRRQQLTEKSDVYSFGVVLFEVLFARPAVDSKLEYSQISLANWARKCIGNESIEEGIDPFLKGKISLNCLRTYAKIAENCIREDGCERPSMNDVARRLEFALQLQEIENADQVCQVSDGARSQVNRNIQLYHNL, encoded by the coding sequence ATGTTTCGAACGTGGCTTGACGATTCGCCTTATATCTTTGGAGCTGCATCCGGAAATGTTCCTTCTCAATTTAATGTTACGATCAAGTACACCAAAAAAACCCCGGGATATACAGCTCCGGCTGTTGTCTACACAACGTCAAGAACAATGGGTCCGGAACCAAAGATCAATATGAACTACAATCTGACATGGAACTTCTATATTGATGGTGGCTTCATCTACCTCCTTAGGCTCCATTTCTGCGAGACTCAATTAGAAGTTACAAGGGCAGGTCAACGAGTCTTTGACATATTCATCAACAATCAAACGGCTGAGCGTCGTGCCGATGTGATTTATTGGAGTGGCGGTAATGGCATTGCGGTGTATAGAGATTACGTTTTGTTGACTCCAAGTGAAGGTTCAAGTAAGCAAACTCTATGGCTAGCATTACACCCTAGCGAAGAGGTTGGTTCGAACTTTGTTGATGTAATTCTAAACGGTTTAGAGATTTTTAGACTCAACAAATCAGAAGGTAGTCTTGCAGTGCCAAATCCAGAGCCGAGTTCGAGCCTTGCATCACTAAAACCAGAGAACAAGCAACCAAAGAAGGGCAAAAAGCTGTCAATGAAGATCGTCATTGGAGTTTCCCTAGGCTGCACAATAACTGTATCACTTTCCCTTCTACTTTCCTCGATTTTCTGGCAAAAAAAGCGTCGTTCTTATTACAAAAGAAAATCTATGGAAAGAAGAAATGCTTCGCCATTGCCAGACCAACTATGCAAGTGTTTTACATTGGCCGAAATCCGAGCAGCAACCAACAATTTCGACGATGCTTTCGTCATAGGAAGCGGAGGATTCGGTAATGTCTACAAGGGCTTCATCAAGGGAATAAAATATAAAGTGGCAATCAAGCGATTAAAGTCAAAGTCCCAGCAAGGAGCTCGAGAGTTTTGGACAGAAATCCAACTACTTTCTCAGCTTCGATATGTTAATCTCGTCTCTCTGATCGGCTATTGCAACGATAACAATGAAAAGATTCTTGTCTATGAGTATATGAGCAACGGAACTCTTCGTGATCATCTCTATAACACTGAAAAAGCTCCTCTCACCTGGAAACAGAGATTGGAAATTTGTATTGTTGCAGCCCGTGGATTAGATTACCTTCATTCAGGAGCAGTTCATAGAGTCATTCATCGGGACGTTAAGAGCACTAACATTTTGCTGGATGAGGAATATGTGGCTAAAGTCTCTGATTTTGGCTTGTCTAAAATGAGTCCAATTAGCATGACAAATGATCCAATTAGAACCGTGGTGAAGGGCACTTTTGGCTACATGGATCCTGAATACTACAGGCGCCAACAATTAACTGAGAAATCAGATGTCTACTCTTTTGGAGTGGTACTATTCGAAGTGTTGTTTGCTAGACCGGCAGTGGATTCAAAATTAGAATATTCGCAGATCAGTTTAGCCAATTGGGCACGGAAGTGTATTGGGAATGAGAGTATTGAGGAAGGCATCGACCCTTTTCTAAAAGGTAAAATTTCACTCAACTGTTTAAGAACATATGCCAAAATTGCAGAAAATTGTATCCGTGAAGATGGTTGCGAAAGGCCCTCCATGAATGATGTAGCTCGAAGACTTGAATTTGCTCTGCAACTGCAAGAAATTGAGAATGCTGATCAAGTTTGTCAAGTTAGTGATGGAGCTCGGTCCCAAGTCAATAGAAATATCCAGTTATATCACAATTTATGA